In Haloarcula sp. H-GB4, a single genomic region encodes these proteins:
- the ligA gene encoding ATP-dependent DNA ligase LigA, with protein sequence MEFAAFADRAEAIEAESADTAITEAVTDLFTDAGPDLSTLARFVQGRVFPAYESRTLDIGPRLCYEAIARAAGQNISADDVEKRLADMGEIGAVAASYDLGGQQGLAAFGAGGGGDDALTVAELDAELRELAAVDGSGSQGTKVDILFGLFSRCSSTEAGYLARLVLSEMRIGVGEGTVRDAVAAAFDVPVESVERAVQVSNDYGMVAEVARDEGKSGLATITLEIGRPVQAMLAQAGTVAGALEDWDRAAVEWKYDGARVQVHFDGEDARLFSRNMEEVTDPLPEVVDTVESTLDAPAILDGEVVAVDADGDPLPFQEVLRRFRRKHDVAAAREDVAVRLHAFDCLHAAGEDLLDAPLETRHDRLESLFPADNDVVSQMWLSDDPDEIEDLETAALAAGREGIMLKDPTAAYSPGKRGKHWRKRKPDVETLDCVVTGAEWGEGRRANVLGSFELSVRTDDSYATVGNVATGITDEELDDLTERFETHIRREDGRDVTLEPAVVFEVGYEEIQASQSYASGYALRFPRFLSVRADKTPDSADSLARVERLAESQ encoded by the coding sequence ATGGAGTTCGCCGCCTTCGCCGACCGTGCCGAAGCAATAGAAGCCGAGAGCGCCGACACCGCGATAACCGAGGCGGTGACCGACCTGTTCACCGACGCGGGGCCGGACCTCTCGACGCTCGCTCGCTTCGTCCAGGGTCGGGTGTTTCCGGCCTACGAGTCCCGCACGCTCGACATCGGGCCGCGGCTCTGCTACGAGGCGATTGCCCGGGCGGCCGGTCAGAACATCAGCGCTGACGACGTGGAGAAGCGCCTGGCCGACATGGGTGAGATCGGAGCCGTCGCAGCCAGCTACGATCTCGGCGGTCAGCAAGGACTCGCCGCGTTCGGCGCTGGTGGCGGAGGAGACGACGCGCTGACCGTCGCGGAACTCGACGCCGAGCTACGGGAGCTGGCCGCTGTCGACGGCAGCGGAAGCCAAGGGACAAAAGTCGACATTCTCTTTGGCCTGTTCTCGCGGTGCTCGTCGACGGAGGCCGGCTACCTCGCCCGACTCGTCCTCTCGGAGATGCGTATCGGCGTCGGCGAGGGGACGGTTCGGGACGCCGTCGCGGCGGCCTTCGACGTGCCGGTCGAGTCCGTCGAACGAGCCGTACAGGTGTCAAACGACTATGGCATGGTCGCCGAAGTGGCCCGCGACGAGGGCAAGTCCGGACTGGCGACCATCACGCTGGAAATCGGTCGCCCCGTTCAGGCGATGCTGGCACAGGCGGGCACGGTCGCTGGCGCGCTCGAAGACTGGGACCGCGCCGCGGTCGAGTGGAAGTACGACGGCGCTCGCGTGCAGGTCCACTTCGACGGCGAGGACGCGCGGCTGTTCTCTCGGAACATGGAGGAAGTCACAGACCCGCTCCCGGAGGTCGTCGATACCGTCGAGTCGACGCTGGACGCACCGGCAATCCTCGACGGCGAAGTGGTCGCGGTCGACGCCGACGGCGACCCGCTCCCGTTTCAGGAGGTGCTGCGGCGCTTCCGCCGGAAACACGATGTGGCCGCGGCACGCGAAGACGTGGCTGTCCGCCTGCACGCCTTCGACTGTCTGCACGCCGCCGGTGAGGACCTGCTCGACGCCCCACTGGAGACCCGACATGACCGCCTCGAATCGCTGTTCCCGGCTGACAACGATGTCGTTTCCCAGATGTGGCTCTCGGACGACCCCGATGAGATTGAAGACCTGGAAACGGCGGCCCTCGCCGCCGGACGGGAGGGCATCATGCTGAAAGACCCGACCGCAGCCTACTCGCCAGGGAAGCGGGGCAAGCACTGGCGCAAGCGCAAACCCGACGTAGAGACGCTTGACTGCGTCGTCACCGGCGCGGAGTGGGGCGAGGGTCGCCGGGCGAACGTGCTCGGCTCATTCGAGCTTTCTGTCCGAACTGACGACAGCTACGCCACCGTCGGCAACGTCGCGACCGGTATCACCGACGAGGAACTGGACGACCTGACCGAGCGGTTCGAAACCCACATCCGACGCGAGGATGGCCGCGACGTAACTCTCGAACCGGCGGTCGTCTTCGAGGTGGGTTACGAGGAGATACAGGCTTCGCAGTCCTACGCCTCGGGCTACGCGCTTCGGTTCCCGCGGTTCCTCTCGGTCCGCGCGGACAAGACGCCTGACAGCGCCGACTCGCTGGCGCGGGTCGAGCGGCTAGCCGAGTCACAGTAG
- a CDS encoding MBL fold metallo-hydrolase, whose amino-acid sequence MTVRHDGITAEWLGYATLRLEGEDTVVYFDPGRYGVLTGEWEPDTPGIGHPPTQDYAPEDGDIVCVTHIHHYDPDGIRRVASEDATVVAFEGINVHATDRDLDRLADLDYEVRKVSMEADVLVDDVPIWTMPAYNHEDGRNVKDDGSPIHPRGIGCGFLVSLDDTRVFWPGDTDVLDGHAELDVSLFVPTIAKNYTMNRHEAADLAEEMDPDLVLPMHYNTFESLEADSGAFAEDVAKRGVPVVLDES is encoded by the coding sequence ATGACAGTCAGACACGACGGCATCACTGCGGAGTGGCTCGGCTACGCGACCCTGCGGCTGGAAGGCGAGGACACGGTCGTCTACTTCGACCCCGGTCGGTACGGCGTCCTCACCGGAGAGTGGGAGCCAGACACGCCCGGCATCGGCCACCCGCCGACGCAGGACTACGCCCCCGAGGACGGCGACATCGTCTGTGTGACTCACATCCACCACTACGACCCCGATGGCATCCGCCGCGTCGCGAGTGAGGACGCCACTGTCGTCGCGTTCGAGGGTATCAACGTCCACGCCACCGACCGCGACCTCGACCGCCTCGCCGATCTCGACTACGAGGTCCGCAAGGTGTCGATGGAGGCCGACGTGCTGGTCGATGATGTCCCAATCTGGACCATGCCGGCGTACAACCACGAAGACGGCCGGAATGTGAAAGACGACGGCAGCCCCATCCACCCGAGGGGCATCGGCTGTGGCTTCCTCGTCTCGCTGGACGACACCCGCGTGTTCTGGCCCGGCGACACCGACGTACTGGACGGCCACGCCGAACTCGACGTGTCGCTGTTCGTCCCCACTATCGCCAAGAACTACACGATGAACCGCCACGAGGCCGCTGATCTCGCCGAAGAGATGGACCCTGACCTCGTGTTGCCGATGCACTACAACACGTTTGAGTCGCTGGAAGCGGACTCCGGTGCGTTTGCCGAGGACGTCGCCAAACGCGGGGTCCCGGTCGTCTTGGACGAAAGCTAG
- a CDS encoding PQQ-like beta-propeller repeat protein codes for MPSSRRRYLRGCAATLGLATAGCLGSNESRETTPTETEAMTESKTETATPTQSKETESFVAWQQSLESKVTAQPASTDDSVYVGTKSGTVKSLATAGGSQQWSYDASDGIRSQPIRVGNSVFVVSGKEGLYKDHIVVALDTETGSKQWTFAPGEWWLELLGATEDMVYVGTNTDAPSKQGRTLYALAVSDGSVQWSGEVGDQYGAVLDNGTIYVASRGRFYAYDTETGEQRWATDVSDYYFQTMVATDGTLCYAADVDETHGTLLGVAADTGETLWTHGEGSIASTTLHDGTLYVGGTHVAALDPTTGEQRWRTDQSGYVQQAPVQNGTLYTGGDVVRGHDSSTGELDWTWRPETNVKGVVPAAVVSDTLYVDSWAYGDPRNRFKFALDMNAETKQWAFDVERELTDLSFGKQWAYVAAEDTVYALE; via the coding sequence ATGCCCTCCTCTCGTCGGCGATACCTTCGTGGCTGTGCCGCGACCCTCGGACTGGCAACCGCTGGCTGCCTCGGTTCGAACGAGTCTAGAGAGACAACACCGACAGAAACCGAGGCAATGACGGAATCAAAGACTGAGACTGCCACCCCCACACAGAGCAAGGAAACGGAATCGTTTGTCGCCTGGCAGCAGTCGCTTGAATCTAAAGTCACGGCCCAACCAGCCAGTACGGACGACAGCGTCTACGTCGGCACAAAGTCGGGAACCGTCAAATCGCTCGCAACTGCAGGCGGGAGCCAGCAGTGGTCGTACGACGCGAGCGATGGCATCCGCTCGCAGCCGATACGCGTCGGGAACAGCGTATTCGTCGTAAGCGGGAAAGAGGGGCTGTACAAGGATCACATCGTCGTCGCACTCGACACCGAAACTGGTTCGAAGCAGTGGACGTTCGCTCCCGGAGAGTGGTGGCTGGAGCTGCTTGGCGCGACCGAGGATATGGTGTACGTCGGGACGAACACCGACGCCCCGTCGAAGCAGGGGCGAACGCTCTACGCGCTCGCTGTTTCTGATGGGTCGGTACAATGGTCCGGCGAAGTCGGTGACCAATACGGGGCAGTTTTGGATAACGGGACGATATACGTGGCCTCGCGCGGCCGATTCTACGCGTACGACACTGAGACCGGTGAGCAACGGTGGGCCACTGACGTTTCGGATTACTACTTCCAGACGATGGTTGCCACCGACGGCACCCTCTGTTACGCCGCTGATGTGGACGAGACCCACGGCACGCTACTCGGTGTGGCCGCCGACACTGGCGAGACGCTCTGGACCCACGGAGAAGGGTCCATCGCATCGACGACGCTCCACGACGGGACGCTCTACGTTGGTGGGACACACGTCGCCGCGCTCGACCCGACGACTGGCGAGCAACGGTGGCGAACGGACCAGTCTGGGTACGTCCAACAGGCCCCGGTTCAGAACGGGACTCTCTATACGGGTGGCGACGTGGTTCGCGGTCACGACAGTAGTACCGGCGAACTGGACTGGACGTGGAGGCCGGAGACGAATGTTAAAGGGGTAGTGCCGGCGGCAGTCGTGTCTGATACACTGTACGTGGACTCATGGGCGTACGGCGATCCACGGAATCGGTTCAAGTTTGCGCTCGATATGAACGCTGAGACGAAACAGTGGGCGTTCGATGTTGAACGCGAGCTGACCGACCTGTCTTTCGGGAAACAATGGGCGTACGTCGCTGCAGAAGACACTGTGTACGCGCTAGAATAG
- a CDS encoding DNA topoisomerase IV subunit A, with product MSTDSDTTPDTEEAREQLIDLAADFYDQFADGEVPTMTIPTRTKSNIVFDEDEQVWVYGDRNSTRSAKTISGAEKILKAVYTIDFLSQQLEEDRSSTLRELYYLSESWDLDEAQFNTQDESNNLIEDLEIVSDVKREDFHMRPEESGAKVMGPLLLREQTNRGDREIHCQDDVGQGGYQIPNNPDTIEFLDNDAKFVLCVETGGMRDRLVENGFDDEYDALVVHLGGQPARATRRLIKRLHDELDLPVTVFTDGDPWSYRIFGSVSYGSIKSAHLSEYLATPEAQFIGIRPEDIVEYELPTDPLADSDVNALESELEDPRFQTDFWEEQIELQLDINKKAEQQALASRGLDFVTETYLPERLDEMGVL from the coding sequence ATGAGCACCGACTCAGACACCACACCCGACACCGAGGAAGCGCGCGAGCAACTCATCGACCTCGCGGCGGACTTCTACGACCAGTTCGCCGACGGCGAGGTCCCGACAATGACTATCCCGACCCGGACCAAGTCCAACATCGTCTTCGACGAGGACGAGCAGGTCTGGGTGTACGGTGACCGGAACTCCACCCGGTCGGCAAAGACGATATCCGGGGCCGAGAAGATTCTGAAGGCCGTCTACACCATCGATTTCCTCTCCCAGCAACTGGAGGAAGACCGCTCATCGACCCTGCGTGAACTGTACTACCTCTCTGAGTCCTGGGACCTCGACGAGGCCCAGTTCAACACGCAAGATGAGTCGAACAACCTCATCGAGGATCTGGAAATCGTCTCCGATGTCAAGCGTGAGGACTTCCACATGCGCCCGGAAGAATCCGGAGCGAAGGTAATGGGGCCACTGCTCCTCCGCGAGCAGACCAACCGCGGGGACCGCGAAATCCACTGTCAGGACGACGTGGGGCAGGGCGGCTACCAGATCCCGAACAACCCCGACACCATCGAGTTCCTCGACAACGACGCGAAGTTCGTCCTCTGCGTAGAGACCGGTGGCATGCGCGACCGACTCGTCGAGAACGGCTTCGACGACGAGTACGACGCGCTGGTCGTCCACCTCGGCGGTCAGCCAGCGCGGGCGACCCGACGGCTCATCAAGCGCCTCCACGACGAACTCGACCTCCCGGTTACGGTGTTCACTGACGGTGACCCGTGGTCGTACCGCATCTTCGGGTCGGTCTCCTATGGCTCTATCAAGAGCGCGCATCTCTCGGAGTATCTGGCGACGCCCGAAGCGCAGTTCATCGGCATCCGCCCGGAGGACATCGTCGAGTACGAACTGCCGACGGACCCGCTGGCGGACTCCGATGTCAACGCTTTAGAGAGCGAACTGGAGGACCCGCGCTTCCAGACCGATTTCTGGGAGGAGCAGATCGAACTCCAGCTCGACATCAACAAGAAGGCCGAGCAGCAGGCGCTCGCGTCTCGGGGGCTCGACTTCGTGACGGAGACGTACCTGCCCGAACGGCTGGACGAGATGGGCGTGCTGTAG